CGGTGCGGTCGAGAAGAGCAAGATCATCGACGGCAGCACGATCGCCGAAGGCGACGTGGTGCTGGGCATCGCATCGAGCGGCATCCACTCGAACGGTTTCTCGCTCGTGCGCAAGATCATCGAGCGCGCGAACCCCGACCTGTCGGCCGATTTCCATGGCCGCTCGCTCGCCGATACGCTGATGGCGCCGACCCGCATCTACGTGAAGCCGCTGCTCGCGCTGATGCAGAAGCTGTCGGTGAAGGGCATGGCGCACATCACGGGCGGCGGTCTCGTCGAGAACATCCCGCGCGTGCTGCGCGAAGGCCTCACCGCCGAGCTCGACCAGAACGCATGGCCGCTGCCGCCGCTGTTCAAGTGGCTGCAGGAGCACGGCGGCGTCGCCGATGCGGAAATGCACCGCGTGTTCAACTGCGGCATCGGCATGGCCGTGATCGTCTCGGCGGCCGATGCCGACGCAGCGATCGCCGACCTGACCGCTGCCGGCGAACAGGTGTGGAAGATCGGCACCGTGCGTGCGACCCGCGAAGGCGAGGCGCAGACGGTCGTGGTCTGACCGCAGCAGCAGATGCAGCAAGGAAAGCCGCCCGGAATCGATCCGGGCGGCTTTTTTTTCGGGCACCGCGTGGCATGCGGACGCGCGACGATGAAGGAGGGACGACGATGACCGAAGACGAACATGCGATTCGCACGCTCGTGGAAAACTGGTTCGTGTCGAGCCGGCGTGGCGATCTGGCCACCGTGCTCGACCTGATCTCCGACGACGCGATCTTCATGGTGGCCGGCAAGCCGCCGTTCGACAAGGCGGCATTCGCGGCTGCGTCGCGCGACGCGAACGTGGGCGCCGAGCACGCGCCGAAGGTCGACGGCCGCTACCGGATCGACGAACTGCGCGTGATCGGCGACTGGGCGTACATGCGCAATTTCATCGAAATCGAGGCGACGCCGCCGGGCGGCGACACCATCCGTCGTTCGGGCCATACGCTGACGATCTTTCGCAAGACCGACGGCCGCTGGCAGCTCGTGCGCGACGCGAATCTCGTGACGCTCGTGCACTGAGCGCGGTGGCACGGGCGCCGTCGCCCCGCTCGCAGATGCTCATGCAGACTGCCGCGCGCTAGCCGGACGCGCGCCGGCCAGCAACGGTGGCACGAGCAGGTAGAGCAGGGCAGCCATGGCCCACACGAGCCCAGGCCATGTCGCGCGCGTCGCCGCATAGGTTGCGGTGACGACCAGCGGCCCCGCGACGCCGATCAGGCTGGCCACGCTCGCGAGCGTGCCCTGCAGTTCGCCCTGGCGCGCATCGTCGACCTGCCGCGCGAGCATCGCCTGCAACGCCGGGAGCGTCATGCCGCCGGCCGCGAACAGCGGCAGCAGTGCAAACGGCACCCATGCGGCGGTCGCGAACGCGATCACCGCGAGCCCGAGCGCGTCGCCCGCGAGGCCCAGCGCGAGCGCACGCCGCTCGCCGAGCCGCGCGATCAGCGGCCCGATCGCGAACGCCTGCGCAAGCGCGTGGCACGCGCCGTAGCCGGCGAGCGACAGCCCCGCGACCGGCGTCGACCAGCCGAAATGTTCCTGGCCGTACAGGATCCACAGCGTCGCGGGCGCCTGCGACACGAGCGCCACGATCACGTAGATGCCGATCAGCGGCACGAGCGCGGGCGCGCCGCTCAGCCGGCGCAGGCTCGCGAACGGATTGTGCGCGCCGACCGTCCGGCCTTCGCGGGCCGAACGCGGCCGCGATTCCTGCAGCACGCGCCAGACGAGCACGAGATTCAGCGCATTGAGCAGCGCGGCCGCGACGAACGGCGCGCGCACGTGCAGCGCGCCGAGCAGCCCGCCGATCAGCGGGCCGGCGATGAAGCCGATACCCATCATCGCGCCGAGCTGGCCGAAGCGCCGGGCGCGGTCGGGTTCGGCCGTCACGTCGGTCACATAGGCGGTCGCAACCGCGACGTTCGCGCCGGTGATGCCCGCGACCAGCCGCCCGACGTAAAGCCACGCGAGCGTCGGCGCGAGCGCCATCAGCAGGTAGTCGAGCGCGGCGCCCGCGAGCGACGCGAGCAGCACGGGGCGGCGGCCGAAGCGGTCGCTCAGCGCGCCGAGCAGCGGCGCGCACAGGAACTGCGCGAACGCGTACAGCGCGAGCAGGATCCCGTAATGGGTGTCGATGCTGCCTGCGCCGGCGAGCGAGCGCAGCAGCCCGGGCAGGATCGGCATCACGATCCCGACGCCGATCGCGTCGAGCAGGACCGTGGCCAGGATGGCAATCAGGGACGGATTCAAGAGGTGACTCTATCGGTGATAGAGTGATGATTATTCCATAGTTTCCCTATCGGTGATAGAGATGAAGGACACAGGGGCGCGACTGACGCGCGACACGGTATTGCGCGCGGCGCTCAACCTGCTGGATGAAGTGGGGATCGATGGATTGTCGACGCGGCGGCTCGCCGAGCGGCTCGGCGTGCAGTCGCCGACGCTGTACTGGCATTTCAGGAACAAGGCCGAGCTGCTCGATGCGATGGCCGAGGCGATCATGCTCGAGCGGCACGATGCGTCGCTACCGCGGCCGGGCGACGTGTGGGATGGGTGGCTGGCGGAGAATGCGCGCAGCTTCCGTCGTGCGCTGCTGGCTTACCGCGACGGCGCGCGCCTGCATGCCGGGACGCGGCCGCGCGCGCTGCATTTCAGTTCGATCGAGCGCAAGGTCGCGCTGTTGGGTGAAGCGGGCTTTACGCCGGACGAAGCGGTCGACGTGATGGTTGCGATAGGCCGCTTCGTGGTCGGCTGGGTGCTGGAGGAGCAGGCGGAACCGGACGCCGATACCGACGCGTCGCTGCCGGATGCGGCCGAGTATCCGCTGCTCGCGAAGGGCTGGGCCGCGCTGCGCGAGCGCAGCGGCGACGACGCGTTCGAGCACGGCATCGCGTGGATCGTCGACGGCGCGCGTGCACGCCTTGCGGCGCGTCACGCGGGCTGACGTGGTCAGCCTTCCGGCGTGCTGCCGTCGAGCGCGCGTTCGAGCGCGTCGAGCGCGCGGGCCGTCGAGTCCGGCGCGATGCAGTCGACGACGATCCGCTCGGGCATGGCGCGCAGCCACGTGATCTGGCGCTTGCAGAGCTGACGCGTCGCGAAGATGCCCTTGTCACGCATCGTCCGGTAATCGGTGTCGCCGTCGAGGAATTCCCACGCCTGCCGGTAGCCGACGCAGCGCATCGACGGCAGGTCGGGATGGAGATCCTCGCGGCGGCGCAGCCGTTCGACTTCGTCGATGAAGCCCGCATCGAGCATCGCGTCGAAGCGCTGCGCGATCCGTGCGTGCAGCACCGCGCGATCCGACGGTTCGAGCGCGACCGGCACGAAGCGGAACGCCGCGGCCGCATCGTCGGTGCGGCGCGGTGCGGCGAGCAGCACCGACATCGGCTGCCCGCTCAGCATGAAGATCTCGAGCGCACGCTGGATCCGCTGCGAATCGTTCGGTGCGAGCCGCGCGGCCGTGTCGGGATCGACCTGCGCGAGCCGCGCATGAAGCGCGGGCCAGCCATCGCGCTCGGCTTCGGCATCGAGCGTCGCGCGCACGTCCGGATCGGCGCCGGGCAGGTCGTTGAGCCCCTGCGTCAGCGCCTTGTAGTACAGCATCGTGCCGCCTGCGAGCAATGGCGTGCGGCCGCGCGCGACGATCTCGCCGATCAGGCGCAGCGTGTCCGTGCGGAATTCCGCGGCCGAATACGCGTCGGCCGGGTCGATGATGTCGATCAGGTGGTGCGGCACGCTCGCGCGCTCTTCGCGCGACGGTTTCGCGGTGCCGATATCCATGTCGCGGTAGACGAGCGCCGAATCGACGCTGACGATCTCGATCGGGCGGCGCGCGGCGAGCGCCAGCGCCGCGGCTGTCTTGCCCGAAGCAGTGGGGCCGAGCAGGCAGGCGATCGTCGTCGGAGAGGATTGCGGTGAAGCGCTCATTGGCCGCGCATGAACAGGCGGTCGAGATCGTTCAGCGTGAGCTGATACCAGGTCGGCCGGCCGTGATTGCACTGGTCGGCGCGCTCGGTCGCCTCCATCTGGCGCAGCAGCGCGTTCATCTCGTCGAGCGTCAGGCGCCGGTTCGCGCGCACCGCGTGATGGCACGCGAGTGTGCCGAGCAGTTCGTGCTGGCGCTCGGTGAGCACGCGCGAGCCGCCGAACGCGTGCAGGTCGGCGAGCACCGCGCGCGCGAGCGACTGCAGGTCGGCATCCTTCAGCAGCGCCGGCACCGCGCGGATCGCGAGCGTCGTCGGCGACAGCACCGCGAGGTCGAAGCCGAGCGACTCGAGCGTGTCACGTTCCTCCTCCACCGTGCCGATTTCGACCGGCGTGGCCGTCATCGAGATCGGCAGCAGCAGCGCCTGCACGGCCACCGTGCGGTCGGCGAGCGCGTTCTTGAACTGTTCGTAGAGGATCCGTTCGTGCGCCGCGTGCATGTCGACGATCACGAGGCCGTACGCGTTCTGCGCGAGCACGTAGATGCCGTGGATCTGGCCGAGCGCGAAGCCGAGCGGCTGCTCGTCGTGCGTGGTGGCGGCGATCGGCGACGCGGTGAAGGCCGGAAAGGGCGCGACGGGTGCGCCGGCCGAATCGCTTGCAATGGTCGTCGTGCCGTCCGGCGTGCCGGCGCCGCTATCCTTGCGGCCGAACATGGCGTCGTAGAGCGCGAGCGGCTGCGCGACGGGCAGCGTGCCCTGCGTCATCCGTGCCTGGCGCATCCAGGTGTTGCCTGACGACGAGGACGACGGCGACGAGAAGCCGCTACCACCGATGCCGGCGCTGCCGCCGGTCGCGTGGCCCTGGCTCTGTCCGAGCGGCGTGTCGAGAAACGACGACGGCCCGCGCGGCGTGGGTTCGATATGCGCGGCGTGGCCGCCCGCCGTGGTTTCCGGCGACGCGCCCGCGTGGCGCGCGAGCGCGCGCTGGACCGCATGGAACACGTACTGGTGGATCGAGCGCGAATCGCGGAAGCGTACCTCGATCTTCGACGGATGCACGTTCACGTCGACGGCTTCGGGCGGCAGGTCGAGGAACAGCACGTACGACGGGTAGCGGTCGCCGTGCAGTACGTCCTCGTAGGCCGCGCGCACCGCGTGCGTCAGCAGTTTGTCGCGCACGAAGCGGCCGTTGACGAAGAAATATTGCTGGTCGGCGCGCCCGCGGCTTGCGGTCGGCAGCCCGGCGCAGCCGTAGACGGCCAGCGGGCCGGCCTGTTCGTCGAGCGGCAGGTGCGCGGTCGCGAAGCTGTCACCGAGGATCTTCGCGACGCGCTGCGCGGGCTCGGTCGCATTCCAGTGCTCGACGGCCTTGCCGTTGTGCAGCACCGAGATCGCGACGTCCGGCCGCGCCAGCGCCGCGCGGCGGATCATTTCCAGGCAGTGGCCGAATTCGGTCTGCTCGCTTTTCAGGAACTTGCGCCGCGCGGGCGTGTTGAAGTACAGCTCGCGCACCTCGATCGTCGTGCCGGTCGAGCCGGCGGCGGGCGACAGCACGCCCGTCTGCGCATCGATCTTCATCGCGTGCGCGGCATCGGCCGTGCGGCTCGTGATCGACATCTCGGCGACCGACGCGATCGACGCGAGCGCTTCGCCGCGGAACCCGAGCGTCGCGACGGCTTCGAGCTCCTCGAGCGAGCGGATCTTGCTGGTCGCATGGCGCATCAGCGCGAGCGCCAGCTCGTCGGGCGGGATCCCGCAGCCGTCGTCGGTGATCGAGATGCGCTTCACGCCGCCTTCTTCCAGCACGATGCGCAGCGACGTCGCGCCGGCGTCCATTGCGTTCTCGAGCAGCTCCTTGACGACCGACGCCGGGCGTTCGACGACCTCGCCGGCGGCGATCTGGCTGATCAGCTGGTCGGGCAGGGGCTGGATCGCGCGCAGCGGGCGCGGAGCGGGGGCGGGCGTGTCGCCCGCGGCCGTTTCGGTGATTTCGGACATGGCCGAATTATAGCGAGGCCGCGCAGGCATGCCGGGGCGGCGAACCGTTACGTTTTTTCACGGAGCCTTAAGGTAGTTTCGGTATCATGACTCCGTTGCGCGCGCCGCCTTGGCTGGCGGGCGCCTCCGCCATTTCTGGCCTTTTCCGGCCGTTCCGGCCCTATCGCCTTCGAGGAATCGCATTTGGATACGCTGCTTCATTTCGTCAACCTTGTCCTGCATATCGACGCCTTCCTCGGCGACTTCATCCGGCAGTACGGCGCGTGGGTCTATCTCGTGCTGTTCCTGATCGTGTTCTGCGAGACGGGGCTCGTCGTGTTCCCGTTCCTGCCGGGTGATTCGCTGCTGTTCATCGGCGGCGCGTTCGCGGCGACGGGCGAAATGAACGTCGGCGCGCTGATCGTGCTGCTGCTTGTCGCGGCGATCTCCGGCAATACCGTGAACTACCTGATCGGTCGCTGGGTCGGCCCGAAGGTGTTCAATACGCATATCCCGGTGCTCGAGCGCTTCCTCGACCGCGCCGCGCTGCAGAAGACTCACTCGTTCTACGACAAGCACGGCGGCAAGACGATCGTGCTCGCACGCTTCATCCCGGTCGTGCGCACGTTCGCGCCGTTCGTCGCGGGCGCGTCGACGATGAGTGCCGCGCGCTTCCAGCTCTTCAACGTGATCGGTGCGCTGGTCTGGGTGCTGCTGCTCGTGCTGCTCGGCTATTTCTTCGGCAACATCCCGTTCATCCGCCAGTACCTGAACGTGATCGTGCTGGTCGGTATCGGTGCGGCCATCGTGCCGGTCGCGCTCGGCGCGGTGTGGAAGCTGGTACGCGGAAAGCAGTCGGATAATGTGCCGAAGGCGGGTGGGCGCTGAGCGCGCGCGTTTCTCTTCCTTTTCGCTGCAATAAAAAAGCGTGGCAATTCCAATTGCCACGCTTTTTTTTCGTCCGGTGAGGCCGTTACGCGTTGCGATGCGAGACCGGCGTTTCGGGCGTCGGGTATTGCGCGTCGCGGAACGTCTCGAGGATCACGCGGTTGGTGTCGCAGTACACCTGCCAGTAGTTCTCGGGCGCCGTGGACGGGCGCACGAACAGCAACGGGCCTTCCGGCGTGAACTGGAACACGCCGACGTCCGGTGCCGGGTTGGTCAGCACGTTCGGGATCTGCTGGATCGACGTCTTCAGGCGGTTGATCGCGTCAACCGCATCGACGCCGTTCGCGATCTTCGCGGTCAGGTCGACACGACGGTACGACGTCGCGCTGTAGTTGGCGATGTTGTCCGAGAAGATCTTGTTGTTGCCGACGATCGTGACGATGTTGTCGGGGGTGACGATCGTCGTGCCGAACAGGCCGAGCTCCTTCACCGTGCCGGTGACGCCGCCCGCGTTGATCACGTCGCCGATCTTGAACGGGCGCAGCACCTGCATGAATACGCCCGCGGCGAAGTGCGCGAGCAGGCCGCCCCAGGCCGTGCCGATCGCGAGGCCGAGGCCGGCGAGCAGCGCGGCGAATGAGGTGGTCTGCACGCCGAAGATCTGCAGGATCGCGAGGATCAGCAGGATCGTCAGCAGCACGCCGACGACGGAGGTCAGGTAGTCGGTGAGCGTCGGGTCGACCTTGCCGCTGCGGCGGACGACCTTGCCGAGCAGGCGGGTACCGATGCGGATCGCCCAGCGGCCGACGAACCACAATACGATCGCGGCGAGGAGGTTGAGGCCGAAGTCGAGGCCGCGGGTCATCAGGAATTGCTGGGCGGTGGCGAGATCGATCATGCGTTCTCCGAAGTCAAGGGTGAAAAGGGCGGCGCATGCACCGGGGTGGGTGGCGCTTTTATAACCTGAGCTGGGAGGGGTGGGCAACCTGTCTTACGTTGCTTGACGAAATGAAAGACGGGCAGGACGCGTGTGCGTGCTGCCCGTCTGGTGCATCGGATCGACGCCGGTTGCGGCGTGTGACCCGGAAGTTGCCGTGTTTACTTCGCTGCGCGGCCGTAGGTGTCTTCGAAACGGACGATGTCGTCTTCGCCGAGATACGCGCCAGACTGGACTTCGATCAGTTCGAGCGGGATCTTGCCGGGGTTCGTCAGCCGGTGGGTTGCGCCGAGCGGGATGTAGGTCGACTGGTTCTCGGTCAGCATGATTTCCTTGTCGCCGTTCGTGACCATGGCCGTGCCCTTCACGACGATCCAGTGTTCGGCGCGGTGGTGATGCATCTGGAGACTCAACTGTGCGCCCGGATTCACGATGATGCGCTTGACCTGGAAGCGGTCGCCCTGGTCGATGCCTTCGTACGAACCCCACGGGCGGACGACGCGACGGTGCGTGACCGATTCGTGGCGGCCGGAGGCGTTCAGCCATTCGACGATCTTCTTGACGTCCTGGGCCTTGTCGCGATGCGCGACCAGCACGGCATCGGCGGTTTCCACGATCACGATGTTGTCGAGACCGATTGCGGCAACCATCCGGTGTTCCGCGCGGATATACGAGTTCTTTACCGAGTCGGTGAAGATGTCGCCGATGAGCGCGTTGCCTTGATCGTCTGCGTCCGCGATGTCCGCAAGCGCGCTCCACGATCCGATATCGTTCCAGCCGAGGTCGGCCGCCGCGACGACGGCTGCGCGCTCGGTCTTTTCCATCACCGCGTAGTCGATCGAGACGTTCGGGCAGGCCGCGAACACGTCAGCGTCGAGGCGGACGAAGTCGTTGTCCCGCTTGGCGGATTCGAACGCGAGTTCTGCCTGGCGGGCGATTTCCGGTGCATGGCGATGCAACTCCTCCATGTACGTGGACGCCTTCAGCATGAACATGCCGCTGTTCCAGTAGTAGTTGCCGTCGCGGAGGAAGCGCTCGGCTGTCGGTGCGTCGGGCTTTTCGACGAACGCGTCGACCTTGTAGACCTGCTTGCCGTCCGCGACGGCCGGGCCGCGACGGATATAGCCGAAACCGGTGTGCGCTTCCGTCGGCGTGATGCCGAACGTGACGAGGTGCTGGTCTGCTGCGATGGCGGCTGCCTCGCTGGCTGCCGCGATGAATGCCGGCTCGTTGAAGATGACGTGGTCGGACGGCAGCACCAACAGCAGTGCGTCGGGCGATTCGTGCAGGGCGAGCAGCGCCGCGATCGCGATCGCGGGCGCGGTGTTGCGGCCTACCGGCTCGAGGACGATCGACGACGGCGTGATGTTGACCTGGCGGAGCTGTTCCGCGACGAGGAAGCGTTGTTCGTTGTTGGTGACGACGATGGGGGTTGCGGCGCCGGGAATGTGCTGAAGGCGGGACGCCGTCTGCTGGACGAGCGTCTGATCGCCCGTCAGCTTCAGGTATTGCTTCGGGTAGCCGCCTCGCGACATCGGCCAAAGGCGCGTACCGCTGCCGCCGCACAGGATTACAGGGTAAATGTTCATAGTTAGATGTCAGGCAGTGCAAGATCGAACAAATTGGTTCGCATTTTGCCATGCTGGGCTGAGCGAACGTTTTGTGGGCAACGACTTTTTACGTAATTTTTCTTTCAGGTCCTTCATTCTCATGGCGCGCTGCGCGACGTTGGATCGGATATACGCGCTTTCAACGAGACAATATTTCCACATACGGAGCCGCTCGCTTCTGTGC
The DNA window shown above is from Burkholderia cepacia and carries:
- the purM gene encoding phosphoribosylformylglycinamidine cyclo-ligase; the encoded protein is MNPPKSAPDAQGLSYRDAGVDIDAGDALIDKIKPFAKKTLRDGVLGGIGGFGALFEVPKKYNEPVLVSGTDGVGTKLKLAFHLNKHDTVGQDLVAMSVNDILVQGAEPLFFLDYFACGKLDVDTAATVVKGIAQGCELSGCALIGGETAEMPGMYPDGEYDLAGFAVGAVEKSKIIDGSTIAEGDVVLGIASSGIHSNGFSLVRKIIERANPDLSADFHGRSLADTLMAPTRIYVKPLLALMQKLSVKGMAHITGGGLVENIPRVLREGLTAELDQNAWPLPPLFKWLQEHGGVADAEMHRVFNCGIGMAVIVSAADADAAIADLTAAGEQVWKIGTVRATREGEAQTVVV
- a CDS encoding YybH family protein, whose amino-acid sequence is MTEDEHAIRTLVENWFVSSRRGDLATVLDLISDDAIFMVAGKPPFDKAAFAAASRDANVGAEHAPKVDGRYRIDELRVIGDWAYMRNFIEIEATPPGGDTIRRSGHTLTIFRKTDGRWQLVRDANLVTLVH
- the tet gene encoding Tet(A)/Tet(B)/Tet(C) family tetracycline efflux MFS transporter, which codes for MNPSLIAILATVLLDAIGVGIVMPILPGLLRSLAGAGSIDTHYGILLALYAFAQFLCAPLLGALSDRFGRRPVLLASLAGAALDYLLMALAPTLAWLYVGRLVAGITGANVAVATAYVTDVTAEPDRARRFGQLGAMMGIGFIAGPLIGGLLGALHVRAPFVAAALLNALNLVLVWRVLQESRPRSAREGRTVGAHNPFASLRRLSGAPALVPLIGIYVIVALVSQAPATLWILYGQEHFGWSTPVAGLSLAGYGACHALAQAFAIGPLIARLGERRALALGLAGDALGLAVIAFATAAWVPFALLPLFAAGGMTLPALQAMLARQVDDARQGELQGTLASVASLIGVAGPLVVTATYAATRATWPGLVWAMAALLYLLVPPLLAGARPASARQSA
- the tetR gene encoding tetracycline resistance transcriptional repressor TetR, with amino-acid sequence MKDTGARLTRDTVLRAALNLLDEVGIDGLSTRRLAERLGVQSPTLYWHFRNKAELLDAMAEAIMLERHDASLPRPGDVWDGWLAENARSFRRALLAYRDGARLHAGTRPRALHFSSIERKVALLGEAGFTPDEAVDVMVAIGRFVVGWVLEEQAEPDADTDASLPDAAEYPLLAKGWAALRERSGDDAFEHGIAWIVDGARARLAARHAG
- the miaA gene encoding tRNA (adenosine(37)-N6)-dimethylallyltransferase MiaA, which codes for MSASPQSSPTTIACLLGPTASGKTAAALALAARRPIEIVSVDSALVYRDMDIGTAKPSREERASVPHHLIDIIDPADAYSAAEFRTDTLRLIGEIVARGRTPLLAGGTMLYYKALTQGLNDLPGADPDVRATLDAEAERDGWPALHARLAQVDPDTAARLAPNDSQRIQRALEIFMLSGQPMSVLLAAPRRTDDAAAAFRFVPVALEPSDRAVLHARIAQRFDAMLDAGFIDEVERLRRREDLHPDLPSMRCVGYRQAWEFLDGDTDYRTMRDKGIFATRQLCKRQITWLRAMPERIVVDCIAPDSTARALDALERALDGSTPEG
- the mutL gene encoding DNA mismatch repair endonuclease MutL; protein product: MSEITETAAGDTPAPAPRPLRAIQPLPDQLISQIAAGEVVERPASVVKELLENAMDAGATSLRIVLEEGGVKRISITDDGCGIPPDELALALMRHATSKIRSLEELEAVATLGFRGEALASIASVAEMSITSRTADAAHAMKIDAQTGVLSPAAGSTGTTIEVRELYFNTPARRKFLKSEQTEFGHCLEMIRRAALARPDVAISVLHNGKAVEHWNATEPAQRVAKILGDSFATAHLPLDEQAGPLAVYGCAGLPTASRGRADQQYFFVNGRFVRDKLLTHAVRAAYEDVLHGDRYPSYVLFLDLPPEAVDVNVHPSKIEVRFRDSRSIHQYVFHAVQRALARHAGASPETTAGGHAAHIEPTPRGPSSFLDTPLGQSQGHATGGSAGIGGSGFSSPSSSSSGNTWMRQARMTQGTLPVAQPLALYDAMFGRKDSGAGTPDGTTTIASDSAGAPVAPFPAFTASPIAATTHDEQPLGFALGQIHGIYVLAQNAYGLVIVDMHAAHERILYEQFKNALADRTVAVQALLLPISMTATPVEIGTVEEERDTLESLGFDLAVLSPTTLAIRAVPALLKDADLQSLARAVLADLHAFGGSRVLTERQHELLGTLACHHAVRANRRLTLDEMNALLRQMEATERADQCNHGRPTWYQLTLNDLDRLFMRGQ
- a CDS encoding DedA family protein, which gives rise to MDTLLHFVNLVLHIDAFLGDFIRQYGAWVYLVLFLIVFCETGLVVFPFLPGDSLLFIGGAFAATGEMNVGALIVLLLVAAISGNTVNYLIGRWVGPKVFNTHIPVLERFLDRAALQKTHSFYDKHGGKTIVLARFIPVVRTFAPFVAGASTMSAARFQLFNVIGALVWVLLLVLLGYFFGNIPFIRQYLNVIVLVGIGAAIVPVALGAVWKLVRGKQSDNVPKAGGR
- a CDS encoding mechanosensitive ion channel family protein: MIDLATAQQFLMTRGLDFGLNLLAAIVLWFVGRWAIRIGTRLLGKVVRRSGKVDPTLTDYLTSVVGVLLTILLILAILQIFGVQTTSFAALLAGLGLAIGTAWGGLLAHFAAGVFMQVLRPFKIGDVINAGGVTGTVKELGLFGTTIVTPDNIVTIVGNNKIFSDNIANYSATSYRRVDLTAKIANGVDAVDAINRLKTSIQQIPNVLTNPAPDVGVFQFTPEGPLLFVRPSTAPENYWQVYCDTNRVILETFRDAQYPTPETPVSHRNA
- a CDS encoding mannose-1-phosphate guanylyltransferase/mannose-6-phosphate isomerase yields the protein MNIYPVILCGGSGTRLWPMSRGGYPKQYLKLTGDQTLVQQTASRLQHIPGAATPIVVTNNEQRFLVAEQLRQVNITPSSIVLEPVGRNTAPAIAIAALLALHESPDALLLVLPSDHVIFNEPAFIAAASEAAAIAADQHLVTFGITPTEAHTGFGYIRRGPAVADGKQVYKVDAFVEKPDAPTAERFLRDGNYYWNSGMFMLKASTYMEELHRHAPEIARQAELAFESAKRDNDFVRLDADVFAACPNVSIDYAVMEKTERAAVVAAADLGWNDIGSWSALADIADADDQGNALIGDIFTDSVKNSYIRAEHRMVAAIGLDNIVIVETADAVLVAHRDKAQDVKKIVEWLNASGRHESVTHRRVVRPWGSYEGIDQGDRFQVKRIIVNPGAQLSLQMHHHRAEHWIVVKGTAMVTNGDKEIMLTENQSTYIPLGATHRLTNPGKIPLELIEVQSGAYLGEDDIVRFEDTYGRAAK